Proteins found in one Bacteroidales bacterium genomic segment:
- a CDS encoding DUF3108 domain-containing protein: MKKIAFILVVLIGFSALNVSSQTLRTVTNKAFKRGEALRYKAYYDAILTGKVVAGEADLEVKNENKVVANRNTYHIVGLGLTKGTFNFFYKVVDRYETYLDEEALIPWIFIRRVNEGGYKISQDVTFNQFKKTATTVNNKNNTTTNSIVPENIHDIISLFYYARTIDFNSAKIGQEFPLPFFIDDSIYTSKIIYQGKENITIGLGKYKAIKFKPSVATGNVFDDPYPMTMWVTDDENHVPLLAESEILVGKVKLELIKYSGLANKETSKIK, encoded by the coding sequence ATGAAAAAGATTGCTTTCATTCTTGTTGTTCTTATTGGATTTTCGGCACTTAATGTTTCTTCGCAAACATTGCGAACGGTTACAAATAAAGCTTTTAAAAGAGGTGAAGCTCTTCGCTATAAAGCATATTATGATGCAATACTAACAGGAAAAGTTGTAGCAGGTGAAGCCGACCTTGAAGTGAAAAATGAAAACAAAGTTGTTGCCAATCGTAATACTTATCATATTGTTGGTTTGGGTTTAACTAAAGGGACTTTTAATTTCTTTTACAAAGTTGTTGACCGTTACGAAACGTATCTTGATGAAGAAGCATTAATACCTTGGATATTTATTCGCAGGGTGAATGAAGGAGGTTATAAAATAAGCCAGGATGTTACTTTTAATCAATTCAAAAAAACAGCAACAACGGTAAATAATAAAAACAATACAACAACAAATTCAATAGTTCCCGAAAATATTCATGATATTATTTCGTTATTTTATTATGCAAGGACAATCGATTTTAATAGCGCTAAAATAGGACAGGAATTCCCTCTGCCTTTCTTTATTGACGATAGCATATATACTTCAAAAATTATTTACCAGGGAAAGGAAAATATTACCATTGGTTTGGGAAAATACAAAGCAATTAAATTTAAACCCAGTGTTGCAACAGGCAATGTATTTGATGATCCTTATCCTATGACCATGTGGGTTACTGATGATGAAAATCATGTTCCTTTGTTGGCTGAGTCGGAAATATTGGTTGGAAAAGTTAAGCTGGAGCTAATAAAATATTCAGGACTAGCAAATAAAGAAACTTCAAAAATAAAATAA
- a CDS encoding PKD domain-containing protein gives MTWGRKNGDASNYASWLPVCTYTGMDSLLNSRYRMMADSNNAILSPVGAVWHYLRQNFPLMELYQTDESHPSVAGTYAAACSFYVTLFRKDPTLITYNSSLPDSDAVKIKNAARLMVYDSFAKWYIGEYDPLAAFNYFISGVNQITFTNSSVNTTTYNWNFGDGDTTSAANPTHQYATAGLYSVTLIATKCKYSDNITQTINVNNSGIQNQGKENLNGIFILILQQLKL, from the coding sequence ATGACATGGGGAAGAAAGAATGGCGATGCTTCCAATTATGCCTCGTGGCTGCCCGTATGCACATATACAGGAATGGACAGTCTTTTAAATTCGCGATACCGTATGATGGCCGACAGCAATAATGCCATACTTTCTCCTGTAGGCGCAGTGTGGCATTACCTGAGACAGAATTTTCCATTAATGGAATTATATCAAACAGATGAAAGTCATCCATCGGTTGCTGGCACTTATGCTGCTGCCTGTAGTTTTTATGTTACACTGTTCAGAAAAGATCCGACGCTTATTACGTATAATTCATCATTACCCGATTCTGATGCGGTAAAAATCAAAAATGCCGCCAGGTTAATGGTGTACGACAGCTTTGCGAAATGGTACATTGGCGAGTATGACCCATTGGCCGCATTTAATTACTTTATTTCAGGTGTAAATCAAATTACGTTTACAAATAGTTCTGTAAATACAACTACATACAACTGGAACTTTGGCGATGGCGATACCACATCAGCAGCAAATCCAACACATCAATATGCAACCGCAGGATTATACTCTGTAACTCTTATCGCAACTAAATGTAAGTATAGCGATAACATTACTCAAACCATAAATGTTAATAACTCAGGTATTCAAAATCAGGGGAAAGAAAATTTAAATGGAATATTTATCCTAATCCTGCAACAACTAAAATTATAA
- a CDS encoding DNA adenine methylase: MTVRLAKPFLKWAGGKTQLIKDIEKSLPYKMTNTDFIYIEPFVGSGAVLFWMLNNFPNLKKAIINDINEDLINTYNIIASEPKKLISFLKVFQNEFHSLENNPEKKKIYYYQKRELYNSRNTDIITQAALFIFLNRTCFNGLYRVNKNNLFNVPMGSYKKPTICDEENILVVSKALQKVEILSGDFEQTLKYAKENSFFYFDPPYKPLSNTSSFNSYAKDDFNDDEQIRLRNFCIKIEKQGHKWMLSNSDVKGKNINDNFFDDIYSDFLISRVKAKRNINANADKRGQLNELLITNYNYEQTLRTA; encoded by the coding sequence ATGACAGTAAGATTAGCAAAACCATTTTTAAAGTGGGCGGGTGGGAAAACTCAGTTAATTAAAGACATTGAGAAATCATTGCCTTATAAAATGACCAATACTGATTTCATTTACATTGAACCTTTTGTTGGCAGTGGTGCTGTTTTATTTTGGATGCTTAATAACTTTCCGAATTTAAAAAAAGCAATTATCAATGATATTAACGAAGACCTCATAAACACATATAATATAATTGCATCAGAACCTAAAAAATTAATATCTTTTCTTAAAGTTTTTCAAAACGAATTTCATTCATTAGAAAATAACCCTGAAAAGAAAAAAATTTATTATTACCAGAAACGAGAATTGTATAATTCCAGAAATACTGATATTATTACTCAAGCAGCATTATTTATTTTTTTAAACAGAACTTGTTTTAACGGGCTTTATCGGGTAAATAAAAATAATTTATTTAATGTTCCAATGGGTTCATATAAAAAACCCACTATTTGTGATGAAGAAAATATATTAGTTGTTAGTAAAGCACTACAGAAAGTTGAAATTCTCAGCGGCGATTTTGAACAAACATTAAAATATGCTAAAGAAAATTCATTCTTTTATTTCGATCCACCATATAAACCATTAAGCAATACTTCAAGTTTTAATTCATATGCAAAAGATGATTTTAATGACGATGAACAAATACGTCTTAGAAACTTTTGTATAAAAATTGAAAAGCAAGGACATAAATGGATGCTCAGTAATTCCGATGTTAAAGGAAAAAACATCAACGATAATTTTTTTGATGATATTTATTCTGATTTTTTAATTTCAAGGGTCAAAGCCAAAAGAAACATCAACGCAAATGCTGATAAACGCGGACAATTAAATGAATTGTTAATTACAAATTACAACTATGAACAAACTTTGCGCACTGCTTAA
- a CDS encoding type II restriction endonuclease, translated as MNKLCALLNLNNDDELFDKITQSFKEKITTWDYFVNWKKVLINVELFEKELNILNYLIGKTNLREEAYNLINKYPEVIRAIPTLLAIREGALEILIDSKNFKYKNLNFFDLNIDKEELNNYVDFIINTGLGEILSDRKIKNLVDYVTGVEVGLDSNGRKNRGGTLMEGLVEVFVSETCQNLGLEYMSQASSEKIKKQWGLEVVIDKSSRKLDFAINKKGKLYFIECNFYGGGGSKLKSTATEYIEMNRYWNKQGIEFIWITDGAGWRSTLKPLREYFDKADYLLNLEILKDSILNKILH; from the coding sequence ATGAACAAACTTTGCGCACTGCTTAATCTGAATAACGACGATGAGCTTTTCGATAAAATTACGCAAAGCTTTAAAGAAAAAATTACTACTTGGGATTACTTTGTAAATTGGAAAAAAGTTCTTATTAATGTTGAGCTATTTGAGAAAGAATTAAATATACTTAACTATTTAATTGGAAAAACTAATTTACGTGAAGAAGCATATAATTTAATAAATAAATATCCCGAGGTAATAAGGGCAATTCCTACGTTATTGGCTATTAGAGAAGGTGCATTAGAAATTCTTATTGATTCTAAAAATTTTAAATACAAAAATTTAAACTTTTTTGATCTGAATATAGACAAGGAAGAATTGAATAACTATGTTGATTTTATTATAAATACAGGATTAGGTGAAATCTTATCTGACAGGAAAATAAAAAACCTTGTTGATTATGTTACCGGTGTTGAAGTTGGGTTGGATAGCAATGGCAGAAAAAACAGAGGTGGCACTTTAATGGAAGGCTTAGTGGAAGTTTTTGTTTCAGAAACCTGCCAAAATTTAGGATTAGAATATATGTCTCAAGCCTCGTCAGAGAAAATTAAAAAACAATGGGGGTTAGAAGTTGTAATTGATAAATCATCAAGGAAGCTTGATTTCGCAATAAATAAAAAAGGAAAACTTTATTTTATTGAATGCAATTTTTATGGAGGAGGAGGTTCAAAACTAAAATCAACCGCAACAGAATATATAGAAATGAACCGATATTGGAATAAACAAGGAATTGAATTTATTTGGATTACCGATGGTGCCGGTTGGCGATCGACTTTAAAACCTTTAAGAGAATATTTTGATAAAGCAGATTATTTGCTGAATTTAGAAATATTGAAAGATAGTATATTAAATAAAATTTTACATTAA
- a CDS encoding helix-turn-helix transcriptional regulator, protein MKNDIVKKFGSRIRELRLKESWSQEELADKTGFHRTYIGMIERGERNLSLRNIEAFAKTFNISVSKLLNFT, encoded by the coding sequence ATGAAAAATGATATTGTAAAAAAGTTTGGTAGTCGGATAAGAGAATTGCGACTTAAAGAAAGTTGGAGCCAGGAAGAACTTGCTGATAAAACAGGTTTTCATAGAACATATATAGGGATGATTGAAAGAGGCGAAAGAAATTTGTCATTAAGAAATATTGAAGCTTTTGCTAAAACCTTTAACATAAGTGTTTCTAAATTATTAAATTTTACATAG
- a CDS encoding site-specific DNA-methyltransferase, with protein MIKPFYNSTDKSFYLLQGDSFVLLPQFEHKFDIVFADPPYFLSNNGLTINSGKVVSVNKGKWDKSHGFDYINNFNKKWLSLVRDKMKENATIWISGTLHNIFSIGQLLTELDFKILNIITWEKNNPPPNFSCRYFTHSTEQIIWARKNEKVPHYFNYELMKQLNGNRQMKDVWKLPAIAPWEKSCGKHPTQKPLSVLTRIILASTKPDAWVLDPFTGSSTTGIAANLANRRFLGIDSEIEYLEISKKRKLEIENKTIAAKYKEKIKGFNNKNELELFLCAEPKAEYKTNLKL; from the coding sequence ATGATTAAACCTTTTTATAATTCTACCGATAAATCATTTTATCTCCTTCAAGGAGATTCATTTGTATTATTACCTCAATTTGAACATAAGTTCGATATTGTATTTGCAGATCCTCCATATTTCCTTTCAAATAATGGATTAACTATAAACAGCGGAAAAGTAGTAAGCGTTAATAAAGGCAAATGGGACAAATCGCATGGCTTTGATTATATAAATAATTTCAACAAAAAATGGCTTTCTTTAGTTCGTGATAAAATGAAAGAAAACGCTACAATATGGATTAGCGGTACATTACATAATATTTTTTCAATAGGTCAATTGCTAACAGAATTAGATTTTAAAATATTAAATATAATAACTTGGGAAAAGAATAATCCTCCGCCTAACTTTTCATGTCGCTATTTTACACACTCTACAGAGCAAATTATCTGGGCTCGTAAAAATGAAAAAGTTCCTCATTACTTCAATTACGAATTAATGAAACAACTTAATGGCAACAGGCAAATGAAAGATGTTTGGAAATTACCTGCAATTGCACCTTGGGAAAAATCATGCGGAAAACATCCTACACAAAAACCATTATCAGTATTAACAAGAATAATACTTGCTTCAACTAAACCCGATGCATGGGTGTTAGATCCATTTACAGGCAGCAGCACCACAGGCATTGCTGCAAACCTTGCAAATAGACGCTTTCTGGGAATTGATTCAGAAATAGAATATCTTGAAATAAGTAAAAAAAGAAAACTTGAAATAGAAAATAAAACTATTGCAGCAAAATATAAAGAGAAAATAAAAGGGTTTAATAATAAAAATGAACTTGAACTTTTCTTATGTGCCGAACCTAAAGCAGAATATAAAACAAATTTGAAATTATAA
- the cysN gene encoding sulfate adenylyltransferase subunit CysN, whose protein sequence is MTEKFDHKGYLDMELLRFTTAGSVDDGKSTLIGRLLYDSKSIFEDQLEAIKIASERKGEEQVNLALLTDGLRAEREQGITIDVAYRYFATPKRKFIIADTPGHIQYTRNMVTGASTANLAIILIDARKGVIEQTRRHAFIASLLKIPHIIICVNKMDLVQYSSEIYENIKKDFSLFASKLEVQDIRFVPISALRGDNVVDKSENMQWYEGPSLLYLLETIHIGSDLNLVDCRFPVQYVIRPQSEQYHDYRGYAGRIAGGVFKPGDKIMALPSGMTSKIKSIDTMEGTVEEAFTPMSVTICLEDEIDISRGDMIVRENNMPAIGQEFDIMVCWLNEKKLMNNGKYHIKHTSREARCIIKDIRYKVDINTLHRIEEDKNIGLNDIARITLRTTVPFFFDKYKINRITGSVILIDESTNETVGAGMIV, encoded by the coding sequence ATGACTGAAAAGTTTGATCACAAAGGTTATCTTGATATGGAGTTGTTGCGCTTTACAACAGCCGGAAGCGTTGACGATGGGAAAAGCACACTAATAGGACGTTTATTATATGACAGCAAATCCATTTTTGAAGATCAACTTGAAGCCATTAAAATTGCCAGCGAACGTAAAGGCGAAGAACAGGTAAATCTTGCTTTACTAACTGACGGGTTACGTGCTGAGCGTGAACAGGGAATTACCATTGATGTAGCGTATCGTTATTTTGCAACACCTAAAAGGAAATTTATTATTGCCGATACTCCCGGGCATATCCAGTATACTCGGAATATGGTAACGGGTGCATCAACAGCCAATCTTGCCATTATTCTTATTGATGCACGAAAAGGGGTTATTGAACAAACCAGGCGTCATGCGTTTATTGCATCACTATTGAAAATCCCACACATCATTATTTGTGTAAATAAAATGGATCTGGTGCAATACAGCAGCGAGATATATGAAAACATAAAAAAAGATTTTTCACTTTTCGCTTCAAAACTCGAAGTGCAGGATATTCGCTTTGTGCCTATCAGTGCATTACGCGGTGATAATGTGGTTGACAAGTCGGAAAACATGCAATGGTACGAAGGCCCGTCATTATTGTACTTACTTGAAACTATTCATATCGGGAGTGATTTGAATTTAGTAGATTGTCGTTTTCCGGTGCAATATGTTATTCGTCCGCAATCGGAGCAATACCATGATTACAGGGGATACGCAGGAAGAATAGCTGGAGGTGTTTTCAAACCCGGTGATAAAATTATGGCGCTACCTTCGGGAATGACAAGTAAAATAAAATCAATTGATACCATGGAAGGCACTGTTGAAGAGGCATTCACTCCTATGTCGGTTACCATTTGTCTTGAAGATGAAATTGACATTAGTCGCGGCGATATGATTGTGAGGGAAAATAATATGCCTGCTATAGGCCAGGAATTTGATATTATGGTTTGCTGGCTGAATGAGAAAAAATTAATGAACAACGGGAAATATCATATTAAACATACTTCACGTGAAGCCCGCTGCATTATCAAAGATATACGTTATAAAGTGGATATTAATACGCTTCATCGTATTGAAGAAGATAAAAATATAGGATTGAATGATATTGCACGCATAACATTGCGAACAACCGTACCTTTCTTTTTTGATAAATATAAAATAAACAGGATAACCGGAAGCGTTATCCTTATTGATGAATCAACAAACGAAACGGTTGGAGCAGGTATGATTGTATAA
- a CDS encoding S41 family peptidase: MEDQEKRKKLFIYMPILLALVLIAGMFLGSIISLNSSFNKNIFSYNPGGYNKFNDVLKYIEESYVDSITKDSLTEKAISSLLENLDPHSVYISAAEFKEANESLQGSFEGIGVEFRVQRDTVTVINVIAGGPSEQKGIMGGDRIVKVDGKNIASVKISNTQVIKLLKGPKGTEVKISVSRRGVKGLIDFTITRDVIPTYSMDIAYMITKKIGYIKLNKFSATTYDEFAKGLKDLKSKGMTKLILDLRDNGGGYLQAAINVADEFLPDGKLIVYTKGAHKPKDEVLATKNGSFENNSLVVLINEFSASASEIVAGAIQDNDRGTIIGRRSFGKGLVQEQLKLYDGSAIRLTVSRYYTPTGRCIQKPYGEGTEEYYNEFYQRFIDGELETADSIKFADSLKFKTPKGKIVYGGGGIMPDVFVGIGKEEDSKYFISLFNKGLFIQYAFDYVDKNRKTLKATYPDADVFLNKFYVDNSILNEFVAYTEKNGIKKDTEGFSLSEKNIKTYLKAFIGRNLYNDKAFYPTLYQTDKTVQKAIEVLDAVK; this comes from the coding sequence ATGGAAGATCAGGAAAAGAGGAAAAAGTTATTTATCTATATGCCTATTTTGTTGGCATTGGTGCTTATTGCAGGAATGTTCCTGGGAAGTATAATTTCTTTAAACAGCTCGTTTAATAAAAATATTTTTTCATATAACCCTGGAGGTTATAATAAGTTCAATGATGTTTTAAAGTATATTGAAGAATCGTATGTTGATTCTATTACCAAAGATTCGCTTACGGAAAAAGCTATAAGCAGCCTGCTTGAAAATCTCGATCCGCATTCAGTATATATTTCTGCTGCTGAATTTAAAGAAGCAAATGAATCATTACAGGGAAGCTTTGAAGGAATAGGAGTTGAATTCCGTGTTCAGCGCGATACGGTTACGGTAATTAATGTAATAGCAGGAGGACCTTCAGAACAAAAAGGAATTATGGGAGGCGACCGGATTGTAAAAGTTGACGGGAAAAATATTGCTTCTGTGAAAATTTCAAATACACAGGTAATAAAATTATTAAAAGGGCCCAAGGGAACCGAAGTTAAAATTAGTGTTTCAAGGCGTGGCGTTAAAGGTCTTATCGATTTTACCATTACCAGGGATGTTATTCCTACATACAGTATGGACATTGCTTATATGATCACAAAAAAAATAGGATACATAAAACTAAATAAATTTTCGGCCACTACTTATGATGAATTTGCAAAGGGATTGAAGGATTTAAAAAGTAAAGGTATGACCAAGCTTATACTTGATTTACGTGATAATGGCGGGGGTTACCTGCAGGCGGCAATAAATGTTGCTGATGAATTTTTACCCGATGGAAAATTAATTGTTTATACCAAAGGTGCACACAAACCTAAAGACGAAGTTCTGGCTACGAAAAACGGTAGCTTTGAAAATAATTCTTTAGTAGTTCTCATTAATGAATTCTCTGCATCAGCAAGCGAAATAGTTGCCGGAGCAATACAGGATAATGACCGCGGAACAATTATCGGTCGCCGTTCATTTGGAAAAGGACTGGTGCAGGAACAATTGAAACTATATGATGGTTCGGCAATAAGGCTCACGGTTTCGCGTTATTATACGCCCACGGGACGCTGCATTCAAAAACCTTATGGCGAAGGAACCGAAGAGTATTATAATGAATTTTACCAGCGGTTCATTGACGGGGAGCTGGAAACCGCCGACAGTATCAAGTTTGCCGATTCATTAAAATTCAAAACCCCGAAAGGAAAAATTGTTTATGGTGGTGGCGGTATTATGCCTGATGTATTTGTAGGTATTGGTAAAGAAGAAGATTCAAAATATTTTATTTCCCTTTTTAATAAAGGTTTGTTTATACAGTATGCTTTTGATTATGTTGATAAAAACCGCAAGACACTTAAAGCAACATATCCTGATGCCGATGTTTTTTTAAATAAATTTTATGTTGATAATTCTATACTTAATGAATTTGTTGCTTATACTGAAAAGAATGGAATTAAAAAAGATACCGAAGGATTTTCATTATCCGAAAAAAATATTAAAACTTATCTGAAAGCGTTTATAGGTAGAAACCTGTATAACGACAAAGCTTTTTATCCTACTTTATATCAAACGGATAAAACAGTACAAAAAGCAATAGAGGTGCTTGATGCAGTAAAATAA
- a CDS encoding M1 family aminopeptidase: MKNILSFIITIIFCSTAFAQLAPKKDFTEKLALRDQKKADALKKGTLTYNGNNYDLKYHRLCWSVDPNILYISGEVTSYFKTTQASVSQISFDMSSELVVDSVIYHSTDVSYTLTSSNALNISLPAALPLNQLDSVSVFYHGVPSGTGFGSFIKETHNSIPIVWTLSEPFGARDWWPCKNDLSDKIDSIDVYVTAPSQYLASSNGVKISETIQGADKITHWKHRYPIAAYLIAIAITNYQTLSVYAHFGTDSLEVLNHVYPENYSNALSNALNVVPSLELYDSLFIPYPYSNERYGQTQFNWGGGMEHQTNTFLCDFGHELMAHELAHQWVGDMITCGNWHEIWLNEGFATYWTGLTYNFLFNGVYWKQWKQIQIDDIVSQPDGSVYCTDTTSVNRIFDGRLSYKKGGMLLHMLRWVIGDSAFFAGMKNYLTDADLAYNYACSDDFITHMETAGDTDLTEFFNDWLYGEGYPTYAINCYVSSSGNDMTIVINQSQSHSSVSYFEMPVPLEFKNATHDTIVVFNNSFSGQQYALNLGFRPDSVKFDPELWIVSANNIANVSTPEIDYVESINIFPNPAEDILNIDYKGMNIESIEIYDVKGSLIKSIITEGMNGYLDIDISSFAEGIYSVKIKSADKIFYRKISKIP; the protein is encoded by the coding sequence ATGAAAAATATCCTATCGTTTATTATAACAATAATTTTTTGTTCAACAGCATTTGCACAGTTAGCGCCTAAGAAAGATTTTACCGAAAAGCTTGCGCTGAGGGATCAGAAAAAAGCTGATGCCCTTAAAAAAGGAACATTGACATACAATGGAAACAATTACGATTTAAAATATCATCGCTTATGCTGGAGTGTTGACCCGAATATATTATATATCAGTGGCGAGGTTACCAGTTATTTTAAAACTACTCAGGCCAGCGTTTCGCAAATAAGTTTTGATATGTCTTCGGAACTGGTAGTTGATTCGGTTATTTATCATTCAACAGATGTTTCCTATACATTAACTTCATCCAATGCTTTGAACATTTCGCTTCCGGCAGCATTACCTTTAAATCAGCTTGACTCGGTTTCGGTTTTCTATCATGGCGTTCCTTCGGGTACCGGCTTTGGAAGTTTTATAAAAGAAACTCATAATTCAATACCCATCGTATGGACACTCTCGGAACCTTTTGGCGCTAGGGATTGGTGGCCATGTAAAAATGATTTATCTGATAAAATTGATTCCATTGATGTTTATGTGACAGCGCCTTCGCAGTATTTAGCTTCATCAAATGGTGTAAAAATTTCAGAAACCATTCAGGGTGCTGATAAAATTACACACTGGAAACATCGTTATCCAATTGCTGCATACCTTATAGCTATTGCAATTACAAACTACCAGACCCTTTCTGTATATGCTCATTTTGGAACTGATTCGCTTGAAGTATTGAATCATGTTTATCCTGAAAATTATTCCAATGCTTTGTCAAACGCGTTGAATGTAGTGCCCTCGCTTGAATTATACGACAGCCTTTTTATTCCATATCCTTATTCAAATGAACGATATGGGCAAACACAATTCAACTGGGGCGGAGGAATGGAACATCAAACCAATACTTTTCTTTGTGATTTTGGACACGAGCTGATGGCGCACGAACTGGCTCATCAGTGGGTTGGCGATATGATAACCTGCGGTAACTGGCACGAAATATGGCTAAACGAGGGCTTTGCTACTTACTGGACAGGGTTAACTTATAACTTTCTTTTTAATGGAGTTTATTGGAAACAATGGAAACAAATACAAATTGATGATATCGTTTCACAACCCGATGGTAGTGTTTATTGTACTGATACAACCAGTGTGAACAGGATTTTTGACGGGAGACTTTCTTATAAAAAAGGAGGAATGCTTTTACATATGTTACGATGGGTTATTGGTGATAGCGCTTTTTTTGCAGGGATGAAAAATTATTTGACCGATGCTGATCTTGCATACAATTATGCTTGTTCCGATGATTTTATTACTCATATGGAAACAGCTGGCGATACCGATCTTACAGAATTTTTTAATGATTGGCTTTATGGCGAAGGGTATCCTACTTATGCAATTAATTGCTACGTCTCTTCTTCAGGTAATGATATGACAATTGTTATCAATCAGTCGCAATCACACAGCTCGGTTTCTTATTTTGAAATGCCTGTTCCGTTGGAATTTAAAAATGCAACTCACGATACTATTGTTGTTTTCAATAATTCTTTTTCAGGTCAGCAGTATGCTTTAAACTTAGGATTCAGACCCGACTCCGTTAAGTTCGATCCGGAGTTATGGATTGTTTCAGCGAACAATATAGCAAATGTTAGTACTCCTGAAATTGATTATGTCGAGTCGATAAATATATTTCCTAATCCTGCAGAAGATATTCTTAACATTGATTACAAAGGAATGAATATTGAATCGATAGAAATTTATGATGTTAAAGGATCATTAATAAAATCAATAATAACAGAAGGAATGAATGGGTATTTGGATATAGATATCTCTTCTTTTGCAGAAGGAATATATTCTGTAAAAATAAAATCTGCAGATAAAATATTTTACAGGAAAATTTCAAAAATTCCTTAA